The following are encoded in a window of Paraburkholderia caffeinilytica genomic DNA:
- a CDS encoding LPD7 domain-containing protein, with translation MLIRVRGYHDGIKAYLEKGQKQGREMERDEMDERVILAGDLDLTNDIIQSIDTDAERYLNVTLSFKEDEVDRELLGEIVREFEAFAFAAYRRDEYNFYAEAHVPRIKSYADRKTGEAVERKVHVHVVIPEMNLVTGRRLDPFGKVDHNERYLEAFQEHINAKYGLASPKDNRRVQFTDASEMISRYKGDVFEGANRELKASILEAVMTRDVTRYDDFRALITEYGETRTRNAGRESEYENVKPPGAAKGVNLKEFVFSREFIELDATAKREALESNVHAQYVEPGVPRDTPRIYLDSLETWHDTRAREIKYLNSGSSFYKTYQAAPPAEQRRILDHREQRFYDATGGLNERTRERTQQRHDRSGHWRDWKRMGAAGAGGRARERGAGREPERTGQSQQWWNELERAHREITGRWRAGADHDFDARFDRSGAPSQSAHRVHGMPGRGVDGDAARRQVLLPADALLELGNQQAERIDALRWSGDRERAGREQLVISVPLPRWREGAEGGFDVGRNYGEFEDRWQWSGEPDAIDSSAGEPEWKAIVDRMFVAWDQADEAGRTRLTRTAAGKFMRAGGPFGSREPFGLSGGGLPAGFGPREEIRSLADVQSFDAIESLPFEIRPTDTPLPTDAASVDFNAGARASTGRAADTVCDQFARDLSEARTVRRARERDEFTEIRATLDAGRLLAVLAHTHGVIVEKYSIGKGADGGDRIQAGSRNLNVSDFLTKEMNLSWEEAAELLRETYRAQTGRDPEHAQRRAPERDLWGEFQQWRSAYRNELRRAWDAQADHESERRKAVKSEFYSARSALVERPRMDLSGAQRREQLSAARVARLEAEAALRVQIAKERDALKGAASRPLTERYRDFLQERAQEGDERALRELRRMQQILLRTKRADDERAVIFSAPSHAVNRPAAYDRNEIIYAGPAITYEVRASGEVDYRKDGVAFLVDEGRTLRLWDSEREAIEIALRFAQQKFGSTLSLSGPDDFQAAAARVAADTRMRIVFEQPELESIRQVRLAELDSEALERRAAQREREAWERDELRDVVRNPPPPTPEDPSNPDLDVAPPADPDAPDSGPDIDR, from the coding sequence ATGCTCATACGCGTACGCGGCTATCACGACGGGATCAAGGCATACCTGGAGAAGGGCCAGAAGCAGGGTCGCGAAATGGAACGCGACGAGATGGACGAGCGCGTGATACTCGCCGGCGATCTCGATCTGACGAACGACATCATCCAGTCGATCGACACGGACGCTGAACGCTACCTGAATGTCACGCTGTCTTTCAAGGAAGACGAGGTCGACCGCGAGCTGCTGGGTGAGATCGTGCGCGAGTTCGAGGCGTTTGCGTTTGCCGCATACCGTCGGGACGAATACAACTTCTACGCCGAAGCGCATGTGCCGCGGATCAAGAGCTATGCGGACCGCAAGACGGGCGAGGCTGTCGAGCGCAAGGTTCACGTGCATGTGGTGATCCCGGAAATGAATCTGGTAACGGGCAGACGGCTTGATCCGTTCGGGAAGGTTGACCATAACGAGCGGTATCTGGAGGCTTTTCAGGAGCACATTAACGCGAAGTACGGACTGGCGAGCCCAAAGGACAACCGGCGTGTGCAGTTCACGGACGCGTCCGAAATGATCAGCCGGTACAAGGGCGATGTGTTCGAGGGCGCTAACCGCGAGCTGAAGGCCTCGATTCTTGAGGCAGTGATGACGCGTGATGTGACCCGGTATGACGACTTCAGGGCCTTGATCACGGAGTACGGCGAGACGCGCACACGCAATGCCGGCAGGGAGTCGGAGTACGAGAACGTCAAACCGCCCGGTGCCGCGAAGGGTGTGAACCTGAAGGAGTTCGTGTTTTCGCGCGAGTTCATCGAGCTCGATGCTACGGCCAAGCGTGAGGCGCTCGAATCGAATGTGCATGCGCAGTACGTCGAGCCAGGCGTACCGCGCGATACGCCGCGGATCTATCTCGATTCGCTCGAGACGTGGCACGACACGCGCGCGAGAGAGATCAAGTATCTGAACAGCGGCAGCAGTTTTTACAAGACGTATCAGGCAGCGCCGCCGGCGGAGCAGCGGCGCATTCTCGATCACCGCGAACAGCGGTTCTATGACGCAACAGGAGGGCTTAATGAACGCACACGAGAGCGAACACAACAGCGCCACGATCGATCCGGACACTGGCGAGATTGGAAGCGGATGGGAGCCGCCGGAGCAGGAGGGCGGGCGCGAGAGCGCGGTGCCGGGCGGGAACCGGAAAGGACAGGGCAGTCGCAGCAATGGTGGAACGAGCTCGAACGCGCGCACCGCGAAATCACGGGGCGATGGCGAGCCGGAGCGGATCACGACTTTGACGCTCGCTTCGATCGATCCGGCGCGCCGTCCCAATCCGCCCACCGTGTGCATGGCATGCCCGGCCGCGGTGTGGATGGCGACGCCGCGCGACGTCAAGTGCTTCTGCCGGCTGATGCATTACTGGAGCTGGGAAACCAGCAAGCCGAACGAATTGACGCACTGCGATGGTCTGGCGATCGCGAGCGAGCGGGAAGAGAACAGCTAGTCATTTCGGTGCCACTGCCGCGATGGCGCGAAGGTGCCGAGGGCGGTTTCGACGTGGGCCGCAATTACGGCGAGTTCGAGGATCGGTGGCAATGGTCGGGCGAACCCGATGCCATTGACAGTTCCGCCGGCGAGCCTGAATGGAAAGCGATCGTAGATCGCATGTTTGTCGCGTGGGACCAGGCCGACGAGGCAGGGCGGACGCGTCTCACCCGCACCGCTGCCGGGAAGTTCATGCGGGCAGGAGGACCGTTCGGCTCACGCGAGCCTTTTGGTCTGAGCGGCGGCGGCCTGCCTGCAGGGTTCGGACCGCGTGAGGAAATCCGCAGCCTCGCGGATGTGCAATCGTTCGATGCGATCGAATCGCTGCCGTTCGAGATCCGGCCAACTGATACGCCGCTGCCGACGGACGCGGCGTCGGTCGATTTCAATGCAGGTGCGCGCGCATCGACGGGCCGGGCAGCCGATACCGTTTGCGACCAGTTTGCGCGTGACCTGTCCGAGGCTCGCACGGTGCGACGTGCCCGGGAGCGGGATGAGTTCACAGAGATTCGCGCGACGCTCGACGCGGGCCGGTTGCTGGCCGTGCTCGCGCATACGCACGGAGTGATCGTCGAAAAGTATTCGATCGGTAAAGGCGCGGACGGCGGTGACAGGATCCAGGCCGGCTCGCGCAATCTGAATGTGTCTGACTTCCTCACCAAGGAGATGAACCTGTCATGGGAGGAGGCGGCTGAGCTGCTGCGCGAGACCTATCGTGCACAGACAGGACGTGATCCGGAGCATGCACAGAGGCGTGCGCCTGAACGGGACCTATGGGGCGAGTTCCAGCAATGGCGATCGGCATACCGGAACGAGCTACGTCGCGCGTGGGATGCGCAGGCCGATCATGAGAGTGAGCGGCGAAAGGCGGTCAAATCCGAGTTCTACAGTGCCCGTAGCGCGCTGGTTGAACGCCCGCGCATGGACCTGTCAGGTGCGCAGCGCCGCGAGCAGCTTTCCGCGGCACGTGTTGCGCGCCTTGAGGCAGAGGCTGCGCTGCGTGTGCAGATCGCGAAAGAGCGGGATGCGCTGAAGGGCGCCGCAAGCCGGCCCTTGACCGAGCGGTATCGTGACTTCCTTCAGGAGCGCGCTCAGGAAGGCGACGAACGGGCGCTGCGTGAGTTGCGCCGGATGCAGCAGATCCTCCTGCGGACGAAACGTGCAGACGACGAACGCGCGGTCATTTTCAGTGCGCCGTCTCATGCGGTGAACCGACCGGCAGCCTACGACCGCAACGAGATCATCTACGCGGGCCCGGCGATCACGTACGAGGTGCGGGCCAGCGGCGAGGTCGACTACCGGAAGGACGGTGTGGCGTTCCTCGTCGACGAGGGCCGCACGTTGCGCCTGTGGGATAGCGAGCGCGAGGCGATCGAGATTGCGCTGCGTTTCGCGCAGCAGAAGTTCGGCAGCACGCTGTCGCTGTCCGGACCTGATGACTTCCAGGCGGCCGCGGCGCGTGTGGCGGCCGACACGCGTATGCGCATCGTGTTCGAGCAACCGGAGCTGGAGAGCATCCGGCAGGTCCGGCTTGCGGAGCTCGATTCCGAAGCGCTGGAACGTCGGGCGGCGCAGCGTGAGCGCGAGGCATGGGAGCGTGACGAGCTGCGCGATGTTGTGCGCAATCCGCCGCCACCCACCCCGGAAGATCCGTCCAATCCCGACTTGGATGTAGCACCGCCAGCTGATCCGGATGCACCGGACAGCGGGCCGGATATTGACCGATGA
- a CDS encoding NACHT domain-containing protein, giving the protein MRANPANTTEVGNAFRDAVASLLRTKYSDVRTEVLVGHKKVDVVYTYVEFGRRITVGVECKNEAAPLTKDDIRTRIWSDYDPLVDKHELDIVIIVARKDINAMARAYVDGIPSLRFQTYEQFEDSLIGLNDYVTQLAGTFKASDLESYYVDARFEGHEKPALAVIEDWMRSDDPMPLAILGGYGKGKTSLALRVVSQQAARHRADPAERIPILIRLGQVVHETQLEALFGKEFTARFPATDFRFHTLMHLNAEGRLFVVLDGFDEMKHAMSVADFHATFREFNRLLGPKARVLLLGRPNALPTEARTHVLRGQRRVGSQTVNDPQFAPWREEEIAFFNAEEIERFLRAYLGHLLRHLTHVNGVTVTEFVDLRVREVILKVSPDLLRRPVQARIVAELAYDPNFRLDGFTSYTLYDQFIRQLIARDTEEKRARGVIPLEARYSFQKELGWWSWTKASDGQGYFNRDEIPQALVDQLPDGDATDGAAKLTEYIVSSLTEEKEAGILYFAHRSFQEFLVADRLRTVRLTPDQHVLMSSAITPDIRSFLDAAPDQSHLASWFETLSACEGPLTIDYLRYFQSDAALVKEIAATARSSSCSPAHIAIVGIAHEDRADWPLSRADTINTLAYAVLRFDKETSALAALCLLRMAHNGDTAATKAFLAALIVRIAQRVRETDDVDKSLTIASQRYGPLEELLSKWVRKSTNVRDGVVVQVDVQRACLLLHAYVTGKYIKPAYDAEMQLALSPFSEEIGAASRVESRLSLSAARVIEAVKDKDLRKLAGRILHARGEGFNVVSVNDRTRRIYRGNEEAELTIVYDERE; this is encoded by the coding sequence ATGCGCGCTAACCCTGCCAATACAACGGAAGTCGGCAACGCTTTTCGCGACGCCGTTGCGAGCCTCCTGCGCACGAAATATTCCGATGTCCGGACGGAAGTCCTAGTTGGCCATAAGAAGGTCGACGTGGTCTACACGTACGTCGAGTTTGGCCGGCGGATCACCGTCGGCGTCGAATGTAAGAACGAAGCAGCTCCGCTTACAAAGGATGATATCCGAACGAGGATCTGGTCGGACTACGACCCGCTCGTCGACAAACACGAGCTAGATATTGTCATCATCGTTGCCAGGAAGGACATTAACGCGATGGCGCGTGCGTATGTCGACGGAATACCGTCACTGAGGTTCCAGACGTACGAGCAGTTCGAGGACAGCCTGATCGGGTTGAACGACTATGTGACACAGCTCGCTGGTACGTTCAAAGCCAGCGATCTGGAAAGCTATTACGTGGACGCCCGTTTCGAGGGACACGAAAAACCCGCACTAGCCGTTATCGAAGATTGGATGCGATCCGACGATCCAATGCCGCTGGCCATCCTTGGGGGATATGGAAAAGGCAAGACGAGCCTCGCGCTGCGGGTCGTCTCGCAGCAGGCTGCGCGACACCGTGCGGATCCCGCTGAACGCATCCCAATCCTCATTCGGTTGGGACAGGTGGTACACGAGACACAGCTCGAGGCTCTCTTCGGAAAGGAGTTCACGGCCCGCTTTCCCGCGACGGACTTTCGGTTTCACACGCTCATGCATCTGAATGCCGAGGGGCGGCTGTTCGTCGTCCTTGACGGATTTGACGAGATGAAGCACGCGATGTCAGTCGCGGACTTTCATGCCACGTTTAGGGAGTTCAATCGCCTGCTCGGGCCGAAGGCAAGAGTACTGCTGCTCGGCCGTCCGAACGCACTGCCAACCGAGGCGCGTACGCATGTGCTCCGCGGCCAGCGACGCGTTGGATCGCAAACGGTAAATGATCCTCAGTTTGCGCCGTGGCGCGAGGAGGAGATTGCCTTCTTCAATGCCGAGGAGATTGAACGGTTCTTGCGTGCGTACCTCGGACATTTGCTGAGACATCTGACGCACGTTAACGGCGTGACTGTGACCGAATTCGTCGATCTGCGTGTGCGGGAAGTCATCTTAAAGGTTAGCCCTGACCTTCTCCGGCGCCCGGTGCAAGCAAGGATCGTCGCTGAGCTGGCCTATGATCCGAATTTCAGGCTCGATGGCTTCACCAGCTACACGTTGTACGACCAGTTCATCAGGCAATTGATCGCGCGCGATACGGAGGAGAAGCGTGCACGCGGGGTTATCCCCCTCGAGGCAAGGTATTCGTTTCAGAAGGAACTGGGGTGGTGGTCCTGGACGAAAGCAAGTGATGGTCAGGGTTACTTCAACCGAGACGAGATCCCTCAAGCCCTCGTCGATCAGTTGCCGGATGGCGATGCGACTGATGGGGCGGCCAAACTGACCGAATACATCGTGTCGAGTCTGACCGAAGAGAAGGAAGCGGGCATCCTGTACTTTGCACACCGCTCATTTCAGGAGTTTCTTGTTGCCGACCGTCTGCGCACTGTCCGGCTTACGCCGGATCAACACGTCCTCATGAGTTCCGCCATCACGCCGGACATTCGCAGTTTCCTCGACGCTGCGCCGGACCAAAGCCATCTCGCGAGCTGGTTCGAAACGCTGAGCGCCTGCGAAGGGCCGCTCACCATAGACTACCTTCGCTATTTCCAATCGGACGCTGCGCTTGTAAAGGAAATCGCCGCGACGGCGAGGTCATCCAGTTGCTCGCCCGCGCACATCGCTATTGTCGGTATCGCACATGAGGATCGTGCTGATTGGCCGCTGTCGCGCGCCGACACGATTAACACCCTAGCCTACGCCGTACTTCGGTTTGACAAGGAGACATCTGCGCTAGCTGCGCTGTGTCTGCTGCGCATGGCCCACAACGGAGACACAGCGGCGACCAAAGCGTTTTTGGCGGCACTTATCGTTCGAATTGCGCAACGAGTTCGCGAAACCGATGACGTTGACAAGTCGCTGACCATCGCGAGTCAGCGCTACGGCCCGCTCGAGGAGCTACTTAGTAAATGGGTGCGAAAGTCGACAAACGTGAGGGATGGGGTCGTTGTGCAGGTCGATGTCCAGCGAGCCTGCCTGTTGCTGCATGCCTATGTGACCGGCAAGTACATCAAGCCTGCCTATGACGCCGAGATGCAATTGGCACTATCGCCGTTCAGCGAGGAAATCGGGGCAGCGTCAAGGGTTGAGAGCCGTTTGTCACTGTCTGCCGCCCGGGTCATCGAAGCTGTAAAAGACAAAGACTTGCGAAAATTGGCGGGGAGAATTCTCCACGCACGCGGGGAGGGATTCAACGTCGTTTCCGTCAACGATCGGACGCGGCGTATCTACCGCGGCAATGAAGAGGCCGAACTCACCATTGTCTACGACGAGCGCGAGTAA
- a CDS encoding plasmid mobilization protein, with amino-acid sequence MPRQKSNDGAGLGKPIAFRLSDADRAAYLAKVAQSGMTQSEFFRQAVLTNRTQVIARPVASGDRKRLLYIFNKTSNNLNQIAHRANSEHVRGKLSEATYEQLLAQLQLIGQYLKATLNKVD; translated from the coding sequence ATGCCACGGCAGAAGAGCAATGACGGGGCAGGGCTGGGCAAGCCGATCGCGTTCCGTCTGTCGGATGCGGATCGCGCAGCGTACCTTGCCAAGGTGGCGCAAAGCGGGATGACGCAATCAGAGTTTTTCAGGCAGGCGGTGCTCACCAACCGTACGCAGGTGATTGCGCGCCCGGTGGCGAGCGGAGACCGCAAGCGGTTGCTGTACATCTTCAACAAGACCAGCAACAACCTGAACCAGATTGCCCACCGCGCGAACTCGGAGCACGTTCGCGGGAAGCTTTCGGAGGCGACCTACGAGCAACTGCTCGCGCAATTGCAGCTCATCGGGCAGTACCTCAAGGCAACCCTGAACAAGGTCGACTGA
- a CDS encoding HU family DNA-binding protein, which yields MNKQELVDAVAAKTGDSKVATGETIDAVIAAITGELTKGKTVQLIGFGSFSVGARAARVGRNPATGAEIQIPAAKTVKFTAGKAFKDAVNGG from the coding sequence ATGAACAAGCAGGAGCTGGTCGATGCCGTGGCCGCGAAGACGGGCGACAGCAAGGTCGCCACGGGCGAGACGATCGACGCGGTGATCGCGGCCATCACAGGCGAACTGACGAAGGGCAAAACGGTACAGCTGATCGGATTCGGCTCGTTCTCGGTAGGCGCGCGCGCCGCACGGGTCGGCCGCAATCCGGCAACCGGCGCCGAGATCCAGATTCCGGCCGCGAAGACGGTCAAGTTCACCGCGGGCAAGGCTTTCAAGGATGCGGTGAACGGCGGATGA